A window of Bradyrhizobium sp. AZCC 1610 contains these coding sequences:
- a CDS encoding Mpo1 family 2-hydroxy fatty acid dioxygenase, translating into MSSYFRRQLADYVEYHRDPWNCAMHVFGIAFLFLAAVLPLSLWSITVFGFQTSAATIAVVPVLIYWFLLDFALGAAILGAAIVLLSVAAEIVGHATTAGMWSLTAILIVVGVASQIVGHRVFERRQPALVDNPTHLLLGPMFVMAKLFIALGFRRDLAIIIQVRPQGAAS; encoded by the coding sequence ATGAGTTCATATTTTCGGCGGCAGCTTGCGGATTACGTCGAGTACCATCGTGACCCCTGGAATTGCGCGATGCATGTCTTCGGCATCGCGTTCCTGTTCCTGGCCGCTGTTCTTCCGCTCAGCCTGTGGTCCATCACCGTATTCGGGTTCCAAACCAGCGCGGCGACCATCGCTGTCGTACCGGTGCTCATCTACTGGTTCCTGCTCGACTTCGCGCTCGGAGCCGCGATCCTTGGGGCCGCAATCGTGTTGCTCTCAGTCGCTGCCGAGATCGTTGGCCATGCGACGACTGCTGGCATGTGGTCGCTTACGGCCATCCTGATTGTCGTTGGGGTCGCATCGCAGATTGTTGGGCATCGCGTGTTCGAGCGACGGCAGCCGGCGCTGGTCGACAACCCGACCCACCTGTTGCTCGGACCAATGTTTGTCATGGCGAAGCTGTTTATCGCGCTGGGCTTTCGGCGCGATCTCGCCATCATCATCCAAGTGCGTCCGCAAGGCGCTGCATCTTGA
- a CDS encoding AraC family transcriptional regulator — protein MGADALSDVLRAVRLSSAMFFHLDVRAPWVAEAPTSASCASAVLPGAQHVIEYHVVIDGCCWGGLIDAPSVRLEAGDIIAFPQGSAHVLSSAPGMRSIPDLSVYGQARAGQLPLMMRLGENGPADARILCGFLGCDTRPFNPLVEALPAVLHLRRSSYRENSGLAHLISAARAESERRRTGSEGVLARLGELLFVEAIRCHIEALGPEQTGWLAGLGDRHVGQALNLLHGKPAADWTLDELARMVGLSRSTLAQRFTHLIGQPPMQYLTRWRMQLAAGLLASGRDPIARVAEAVGYDSEAAFNRAFRRTVGTPPAAWRQAQILSE, from the coding sequence ATGGGCGCGGATGCTCTGTCTGATGTGCTGCGCGCCGTACGGCTCAGTAGCGCGATGTTCTTCCATCTGGACGTCCGCGCCCCCTGGGTGGCCGAGGCGCCGACATCGGCTTCCTGCGCTTCAGCCGTCTTGCCGGGGGCTCAGCACGTCATCGAGTATCACGTCGTGATCGATGGCTGCTGCTGGGGCGGGCTGATCGATGCGCCATCCGTACGGCTCGAGGCGGGCGATATCATCGCCTTTCCGCAGGGCTCAGCGCATGTCCTTTCCAGCGCTCCGGGCATGCGGTCGATCCCTGATCTGAGCGTCTACGGTCAGGCGAGGGCCGGTCAGCTTCCCCTCATGATGCGCCTGGGTGAGAACGGACCCGCCGACGCGCGCATCCTGTGCGGATTTCTCGGCTGCGACACGCGTCCTTTCAATCCGCTGGTGGAAGCGCTGCCCGCGGTGCTGCATCTGCGCAGGAGTTCATACCGCGAGAATTCGGGCCTTGCTCATTTGATCAGTGCTGCAAGGGCCGAATCGGAACGGCGCCGGACGGGCAGCGAGGGCGTGCTGGCCCGACTGGGCGAGCTGCTGTTTGTCGAGGCGATCAGATGCCATATCGAAGCACTTGGTCCCGAACAGACCGGCTGGCTTGCCGGCCTGGGCGATCGACACGTCGGTCAGGCGCTGAACCTCCTGCATGGCAAGCCCGCGGCTGACTGGACATTGGATGAGCTCGCGAGGATGGTGGGGCTGTCGCGGTCGACGCTTGCACAGCGCTTCACCCATCTGATCGGGCAACCGCCGATGCAGTACCTGACGCGCTGGCGCATGCAACTCGCGGCGGGTCTGCTGGCTTCGGGGCGCGACCCGATCGCGCGCGTGGCAGAGGCAGTGGGCTACGATTCCGAGGCCGCGTTCAATCGGGCGTTTCGCAGAACGGTAGGGACGCCGCCGGCGGCCTGGCGGCAGGCGCAGATATTGTCGGAGTAA
- a CDS encoding class I SAM-dependent methyltransferase, which translates to MNIMVRELNEQKLEVFVTRILDDLGAAMIAPLVRIGDELGLYNALAETGPVTPQELARRTGTVERLVREWLSAHAAAGYLDYDATTKRFAMNPEQAMVFGNPESPVYMLGSFEVCQAVMLDQPKVSKAFRNGGAAGYHERCNCLFSGMSRFFGVSYKAHLVQEWLPALDGVIEKLNNGARVADIGCGHGISTILMAKAFERSRFVGVDNHEDSIACARDAAKRDGVAARTEFDVATAKNFVGSNFDLICCFDALHDLGDPVGAASRILEALAPDGTFMAVEPRAGDRLEDNINPIGRLYYAGSTMICTPVSLAQEVGLALGGQAGPARLEAVLREAGFGRIRIAAETPFNIVLEARR; encoded by the coding sequence ATGAACATAATGGTCAGAGAATTAAACGAGCAGAAGCTGGAAGTATTTGTTACACGGATACTGGACGATCTCGGCGCCGCCATGATTGCACCGCTGGTCCGCATCGGTGACGAACTCGGGCTGTACAACGCGCTCGCTGAGACGGGGCCGGTGACGCCGCAAGAACTGGCGCGCCGTACCGGAACGGTCGAGCGCCTTGTGCGCGAATGGCTCAGCGCCCACGCCGCCGCCGGCTATCTGGACTATGACGCCACGACCAAGCGCTTTGCCATGAATCCCGAGCAGGCCATGGTCTTCGGAAATCCGGAAAGTCCGGTCTACATGCTGGGCTCGTTCGAGGTTTGCCAGGCGGTGATGCTTGACCAACCCAAGGTGAGCAAGGCTTTCCGCAACGGCGGCGCCGCCGGCTATCACGAACGATGCAATTGCCTGTTCAGCGGAATGTCGCGCTTCTTCGGCGTGAGCTACAAAGCCCATCTCGTGCAGGAATGGCTTCCCGCATTGGACGGTGTGATCGAAAAGCTCAATAACGGTGCGCGGGTCGCCGATATCGGCTGCGGCCATGGCATCTCCACCATTCTCATGGCGAAAGCCTTCGAAAGATCCAGATTTGTCGGGGTCGACAACCACGAAGATTCCATCGCCTGCGCCCGCGACGCGGCGAAACGCGACGGCGTAGCAGCCAGGACGGAATTTGATGTCGCCACAGCCAAGAACTTTGTGGGCAGCAACTTCGACCTGATCTGTTGCTTCGATGCGCTGCACGACCTTGGCGACCCCGTCGGGGCGGCGAGCCGGATTCTGGAGGCTCTCGCCCCCGACGGCACATTCATGGCGGTGGAGCCACGCGCAGGAGACAGGCTGGAGGACAATATCAATCCGATCGGCCGGCTCTATTATGCCGGCTCCACCATGATCTGTACGCCGGTTTCGCTGGCGCAGGAGGTCGGGCTCGCCCTTGGCGGGCAAGCGGGACCGGCCCGGTTGGAGGCGGTTCTGCGCGAAGCCGGATTTGGCCGCATCCGGATCGCAGCCGAGACGCCCTTCAATATCGTTCTCGAAGCGCGGCGATAA
- a CDS encoding Bug family tripartite tricarboxylate transporter substrate binding protein, with product MKRRDFLAGSAACSLAAWTGQALAQSGPLTKIIFPFAAGGGGDALCRLLAQHIAPLLDRNIIVENRTGGDGLIGIKAVKGANPDGTTILVTTGPTMYLLPMVETTPSFDAAKDFVPVSQLVRFEFCVFVGKAVPAEVKDFKQFVAWLKANPDQATFGVPSNGTIPHFSGSRLEQALGIKLTRVAYRGSAPIINDLVGGHMPFAISTLTDAIPQHRAGNVRILAVGSAQRSPFLPDAPTLKENGIDLVADAWYGMWLPAGASSDFAKKLSDAAAAALAKAEVKEKLLAIGLIPVGSTPDGLTQQLAANTAFWQPIVKATGYKITN from the coding sequence ATGAAACGCCGAGATTTTCTGGCTGGAAGCGCCGCATGTTCACTGGCCGCATGGACGGGGCAGGCGCTGGCGCAGTCGGGCCCGCTGACCAAGATCATCTTTCCCTTTGCGGCCGGCGGCGGCGGCGACGCACTTTGCCGGCTGCTGGCGCAGCACATCGCTCCCTTGCTCGACCGCAACATCATCGTCGAAAACCGCACCGGCGGTGACGGGCTGATCGGCATCAAGGCGGTGAAGGGCGCCAATCCTGACGGCACCACCATCCTCGTCACCACGGGGCCGACGATGTATCTGCTGCCGATGGTCGAGACGACGCCGAGTTTCGACGCCGCGAAGGATTTCGTTCCGGTCAGCCAACTCGTGCGCTTCGAATTTTGTGTGTTCGTCGGCAAAGCCGTCCCGGCCGAGGTCAAGGACTTCAAGCAATTCGTCGCCTGGCTGAAAGCCAATCCGGACCAGGCCACGTTCGGCGTGCCCAGCAACGGCACCATTCCGCATTTTAGCGGATCGCGGCTCGAGCAGGCGCTGGGCATCAAGCTGACGCGTGTGGCCTATCGCGGCAGCGCGCCTATTATCAACGACCTCGTCGGCGGCCATATGCCGTTCGCGATTTCAACTTTGACCGACGCCATCCCGCAGCATCGCGCGGGAAACGTCAGGATTCTGGCAGTCGGCAGCGCACAGCGTTCGCCGTTCTTGCCTGATGCGCCGACCCTGAAGGAGAACGGCATCGATCTGGTGGCGGACGCCTGGTACGGCATGTGGCTGCCGGCCGGCGCTTCGTCGGATTTTGCGAAAAAGCTGAGCGATGCGGCCGCCGCCGCGCTTGCCAAGGCCGAGGTCAAGGAGAAGCTTTTGGCGATCGGGCTGATCCCGGTTGGCTCGACCCCCGACGGCCTGACCCAGCAACTCGCCGCCAACACCGCGTTCTGGCAGCCGATCGTGAAGGCGACGGGGTACAAGATTACAAATTAG
- a CDS encoding urease accessory protein, producing the protein MFGILGLGFLLGMQHALEADHVAAVSSIAARRSHVADIVKHGLTWGLGHTLTLFIFAGAAILLGRAIPESVARPIETAVGLMLVGLGAHVLWRLWRDRVHFHQHGHGDGTVHFHAHSHAGETSPHARTAHAHDHGFRWRTLLVGLMHGMAGSAALLVLAVSQASSPALGLGYVALFGVGSMIGMGALSTAIAVPLAVSARSLTWANRGLQGAVGLATVAIGIMTVVETVLA; encoded by the coding sequence ATGTTCGGAATTCTCGGGCTGGGGTTTTTGCTGGGCATGCAGCATGCGCTGGAGGCCGATCATGTCGCCGCCGTATCCAGTATCGCCGCGCGCCGCAGCCATGTGGCCGATATCGTCAAGCACGGGCTGACCTGGGGGCTCGGCCACACGCTCACTTTATTCATCTTTGCTGGCGCCGCCATCCTGCTCGGCCGCGCGATTCCCGAGAGCGTTGCCCGCCCGATCGAGACCGCCGTCGGCCTGATGCTGGTCGGCCTCGGCGCCCATGTGCTGTGGCGGCTGTGGCGCGACCGCGTGCATTTTCACCAGCACGGCCATGGCGACGGCACGGTGCATTTCCATGCCCACAGCCATGCCGGCGAAACCAGCCCGCATGCCCGCACTGCGCACGCGCATGATCATGGCTTCCGCTGGCGTACTCTGCTGGTCGGCCTGATGCACGGCATGGCGGGCTCTGCCGCGCTGCTGGTGCTGGCGGTTTCGCAGGCCTCCAGTCCTGCGCTCGGCCTCGGTTACGTCGCACTGTTCGGCGTCGGCTCGATGATTGGCATGGGCGCGCTGTCGACGGCGATTGCGGTGCCGCTTGCGGTCTCCGCCCGCTCGCTCACCTGGGCCAATCGCGGCCTGCAGGGGGCCGTGGGTCTTGCCACTGTCGCGATCGGAATTATGACCGTAGTCGAAACGGTGCTGGCCTGA
- a CDS encoding dienelactone hydrolase family protein — protein MQVRDVDYRCGEVNLHGYLALDERSAGKRPGVLVFHEGLGLGEFAMERARRLAGLGYVALAADMFGDRRQASNLQEVATLVGELRAEPEKLRARGRAALAALAALPQVDAGRLAAIGFCFGGSVVLELAREGADLKAVISFHGVLATKMPAQPGLVKASVLVCTGVDDPLAPSEQVADFENEMRTGGVKDWQVIAYGNTLHGFTNPAADGSMMRSALYNEQADRRSWASMKSLFEEVLT, from the coding sequence ATGCAGGTGCGCGATGTCGATTACCGCTGTGGCGAGGTCAATTTGCACGGCTATCTCGCACTCGATGAAAGGAGTGCCGGGAAGCGGCCAGGCGTACTGGTGTTTCACGAAGGACTGGGACTCGGCGAATTCGCGATGGAGCGTGCGCGCCGGCTCGCCGGTCTCGGCTATGTCGCGCTGGCCGCCGACATGTTCGGCGATCGGCGGCAGGCGTCCAACCTGCAGGAAGTCGCGACCCTGGTCGGAGAGCTTCGCGCCGAGCCGGAAAAACTCCGCGCCCGCGGCCGTGCCGCGCTGGCTGCGCTCGCCGCGCTGCCGCAGGTCGATGCCGGCAGGCTGGCGGCGATCGGGTTCTGTTTTGGCGGGTCGGTAGTGCTGGAGCTGGCGCGCGAGGGCGCCGACCTGAAGGCGGTGATCAGTTTCCACGGCGTGCTGGCGACCAAAATGCCGGCGCAACCGGGACTGGTGAAGGCCAGCGTGCTGGTCTGCACTGGCGTGGACGATCCCCTGGCGCCGTCGGAACAGGTCGCCGATTTCGAGAACGAGATGCGAACCGGCGGGGTCAAGGACTGGCAGGTCATCGCCTACGGCAACACGCTGCACGGTTTCACCAACCCGGCCGCCGACGGCTCGATGATGCGCTCCGCGCTCTACAACGAACAGGCTGACCGCCGCTCCTGGGCATCGATGAAAAGCCTGTTCGAGGAAGTCTTGACCTGA
- a CDS encoding addiction module antidote protein, with amino-acid sequence MAKTARRSQYASTAQLEKFLNQAFQTTDSRQVCLALGEAVRAQNVTTIAIASGIERAHLYGAFVSERGPRLSTVTKVITALRLRLVTVQPSASTLERYGSQQPVHGHLRYSTPAGVAELLNPALATSNLRAICSTFGEIIRAQENVAEFARRIQIGRTRLYRSFMGDRSPEFTTVLTILGAFGLQLRVKRVSKRKASLDPYSTRSLGQSAEFGKSAEMVFPQQLPVEFPAMVEA; translated from the coding sequence ATGGCCAAGACGGCGCGTCGCTCTCAATACGCCAGTACGGCTCAGCTTGAAAAATTCTTGAATCAGGCGTTTCAAACCACCGATAGCCGTCAGGTTTGCCTGGCTCTCGGTGAAGCAGTCCGGGCCCAAAATGTCACGACGATCGCTATCGCATCAGGAATAGAGCGGGCACACCTCTACGGGGCTTTTGTATCGGAGAGGGGGCCGCGGCTTTCCACAGTGACGAAGGTGATTACGGCACTGCGCCTGAGGCTGGTTACAGTGCAACCGTCCGCATCCACGCTCGAGAGATATGGTTCTCAACAGCCAGTGCATGGCCATCTACGTTACAGCACTCCGGCGGGAGTTGCCGAGCTCTTGAATCCTGCCCTTGCAACATCCAATCTTCGTGCCATTTGTTCTACCTTTGGTGAGATCATCCGAGCCCAGGAGAATGTTGCTGAGTTCGCGCGACGGATACAGATTGGCCGAACACGTCTCTACCGTTCGTTCATGGGCGATCGTTCGCCCGAATTTACGACTGTCCTGACGATTCTCGGGGCGTTCGGGTTGCAGCTACGTGTCAAGCGAGTAAGCAAACGGAAGGCGTCGCTCGATCCCTATTCAACGCGGAGCCTTGGGCAATCGGCAGAGTTTGGGAAATCGGCAGAGATGGTGTTCCCTCAACAACTTCCCGTGGAATTCCCGGCAATGGTGGAGGCCTGA
- a CDS encoding porin, with the protein MNMIKGLILGSAAGLIAVSGAQAADLPVKAKAVEYVKICSLYGAGFYYIPGTDTCIKLGGYLRVDTTFNGGIFDQPAWNGNLGQQNRVRDYYAARSRLALSVDTRTATEYGVVRTFGQANFNLNSSTGEGPGVAGTQTLGVDLVFIQFAGFTFGKSASAYASPWHGYPGNNSSFLLGGHDDVVGTNNIQYTAQFGNGVSATIGLDDPYYGRTVNGYINPVGAFALSSTTGLVTGPTIGGAVGASGALTNGYAGARSPDIVGNIRVDQAWGLFQLSGALHEVNGTYYTPTNETSGHPDSKWGGSVMAALQIKNLPTGPGDDIKVDVSYAVGNTKNVLNTAPQFAMFGGTGRAGAHQSIGFGSNTDAIYGNGGQFELTTAYGIRGAFNHNWDPYWSSSLFGSYSAVRYNGNATALYCAGYAAQNPGVTTPDFSCNPDFNVSQLGLITRWTPVKNLTFSAEAMWFHLDQKFTGAKVLSSTQLGGTKPTAGYEYKDQDAVSLNVRVQRNF; encoded by the coding sequence ATGAATATGATCAAGGGCCTTATTCTCGGCTCAGCGGCGGGTCTCATCGCCGTGAGCGGAGCGCAGGCTGCCGATCTTCCCGTCAAGGCCAAAGCGGTCGAGTACGTGAAGATCTGCTCCCTGTACGGCGCGGGTTTCTACTACATCCCGGGCACCGACACTTGCATCAAGCTGGGTGGTTATCTGCGCGTCGATACGACGTTCAACGGCGGCATCTTCGATCAGCCAGCGTGGAACGGCAACCTCGGCCAGCAGAATCGCGTGCGCGATTACTATGCTGCCCGTTCGCGTTTGGCGCTCAGCGTAGATACGCGCACTGCCACAGAGTATGGCGTCGTTCGCACCTTCGGTCAGGCCAACTTTAATTTGAACTCGTCTACCGGCGAAGGTCCGGGTGTGGCTGGCACGCAGACTCTTGGCGTGGATTTGGTGTTCATCCAGTTCGCTGGGTTCACCTTCGGTAAGTCTGCTTCGGCCTATGCATCGCCCTGGCATGGTTATCCGGGCAACAACTCCTCGTTCCTGCTTGGCGGCCATGACGACGTCGTCGGCACGAACAACATCCAGTACACCGCGCAGTTCGGCAACGGCGTGTCCGCCACCATCGGCCTGGACGATCCGTACTACGGCCGTACGGTCAACGGTTACATCAATCCGGTTGGCGCTTTCGCTCTCAGTTCAACCACTGGTCTTGTTACTGGACCCACGATTGGCGGTGCGGTTGGTGCGAGTGGTGCTCTGACGAACGGCTACGCTGGTGCGCGTAGTCCGGACATTGTCGGCAATATCCGCGTCGATCAGGCTTGGGGTCTCTTCCAGTTGTCGGGTGCGCTCCATGAGGTCAACGGGACCTACTATACTCCGACCAACGAAACCTCTGGACATCCTGATTCCAAGTGGGGCGGCTCGGTGATGGCTGCGTTGCAGATCAAGAACTTGCCCACTGGCCCCGGCGACGACATCAAGGTTGATGTCTCCTACGCCGTGGGTAACACGAAGAACGTGCTCAACACCGCGCCGCAGTTCGCGATGTTCGGCGGCACGGGCCGTGCCGGCGCTCACCAGAGCATCGGTTTTGGCTCCAACACGGATGCGATCTATGGGAACGGCGGTCAGTTTGAACTGACAACGGCTTACGGTATCCGTGGTGCGTTCAACCACAACTGGGATCCCTACTGGTCGTCCAGCCTGTTCGGCAGCTATTCGGCTGTCCGTTACAACGGGAACGCCACGGCGCTCTATTGTGCAGGTTACGCCGCCCAGAACCCTGGTGTGACAACCCCCGACTTCAGCTGCAACCCCGACTTCAACGTCTCGCAGCTCGGTTTGATCACCCGTTGGACCCCCGTCAAGAACCTGACGTTCTCGGCGGAAGCCATGTGGTTCCACCTCGACCAGAAGTTCACCGGCGCCAAGGTTCTGTCTTCCACGCAACTCGGTGGAACGAAGCCGACCGCAGGGTACGAATATAAGGATCAGGACGCCGTTTCGCTCAACGTTCGCGTTCAGCGCAACTTCTGA
- a CDS encoding MarR family winged helix-turn-helix transcriptional regulator, which yields MNSAISILRDCVVPATPTRSQNRVQRRVEKGAQSDDFVSKSGKLLRGGIEMKQAIGRELRQGPDSVGRAKRGASNESEAKNQDVARQLAWEIAAINVHLEEIRYFWARTLGISGPQWMILMALADLDQGEGVPVKVVSKMLHVDPSFVTTQSKMLEKKGFMRRKTSEEDARIVQMSLTDKTYKLIAGLASEQEALNNFIFAEFSDRELSELTGKLAALKKRLEKASLKVTMGI from the coding sequence ATGAACTCAGCTATCTCTATCCTGCGCGACTGTGTCGTACCAGCAACACCGACCCGCTCGCAAAATCGTGTTCAGAGGCGCGTTGAAAAAGGCGCGCAATCGGATGATTTTGTTAGTAAATCAGGTAAGCTGCTTCGTGGTGGAATCGAGATGAAACAAGCCATAGGACGGGAACTTCGCCAGGGACCGGACTCGGTGGGCCGCGCCAAACGCGGAGCGTCGAATGAGTCCGAAGCGAAGAATCAGGACGTCGCCCGGCAACTTGCCTGGGAGATCGCCGCCATCAACGTGCACCTCGAGGAGATTCGCTATTTCTGGGCAAGAACCCTCGGCATCAGCGGCCCGCAATGGATGATCCTGATGGCTTTGGCCGATCTAGACCAGGGCGAAGGCGTCCCGGTGAAGGTCGTGTCCAAGATGCTCCACGTGGACCCTTCATTCGTAACGACTCAGTCGAAAATGCTTGAGAAGAAGGGCTTCATGCGCCGAAAGACGTCGGAGGAAGACGCCAGAATCGTGCAGATGTCCCTGACCGACAAGACTTATAAGCTCATCGCAGGCTTGGCTTCCGAGCAGGAGGCTCTCAACAACTTCATCTTTGCGGAATTCAGCGACCGCGAGCTCAGCGAACTCACAGGCAAGCTCGCGGCGCTCAAGAAACGCCTCGAAAAGGCGAGCCTTAAGGTGACAATGGGCATATGA
- a CDS encoding alpha/beta hydrolase family protein yields MAHLNNERANAAFTRGHLPTARSNWLRAINYYLASTFELDAADKKREHVLRTMRACAHRYIAHLIPAGEVVEIPWLNGHALQGYFLPAPAASGRAPVVVCMGDPGHRKEEYLFKAARYARDRGMSLLAVDLLGSGTGAKFDEVVARPDLEASVGHVMDYLTTRDDIDEHRIAILGDGSESSFVARGVALDNRFAAAVCDGGIWDMHERAFLMKRLPLSCSGNEGGWLGRKIHCPLLITMGEQGWLESNYVIELFERSKAEHPDVSLKIFESSETAAAHGHRDNPTLANEFIFDWVADRLESTSA; encoded by the coding sequence ATGGCCCATCTCAACAATGAGCGCGCCAATGCCGCCTTCACGCGCGGTCATCTGCCGACGGCACGGAGTAACTGGCTTCGCGCCATCAACTACTATCTGGCGTCAACGTTCGAGTTAGACGCTGCCGACAAGAAACGGGAGCATGTGCTCCGAACCATGCGAGCCTGCGCCCACCGCTACATCGCACATTTGATCCCCGCCGGCGAAGTCGTCGAGATTCCCTGGCTGAACGGCCATGCGCTGCAAGGCTATTTTTTGCCTGCTCCCGCCGCTTCTGGTCGAGCGCCTGTCGTCGTGTGCATGGGCGACCCCGGACATCGGAAGGAAGAATATCTTTTCAAGGCGGCACGGTATGCCCGCGATCGGGGAATGTCGCTGCTGGCGGTAGATCTGCTTGGATCTGGCACCGGCGCCAAATTCGATGAAGTCGTTGCCCGTCCCGATCTCGAAGCGTCGGTAGGCCACGTAATGGACTATCTCACGACAAGGGACGATATCGACGAACACAGGATTGCGATTCTCGGCGACGGTTCAGAGTCATCCTTTGTGGCGCGTGGCGTTGCTCTCGACAATCGTTTCGCCGCCGCGGTTTGTGACGGCGGGATCTGGGACATGCATGAGCGCGCATTCTTGATGAAACGCCTCCCGCTGAGCTGCTCCGGAAATGAAGGCGGCTGGCTCGGGCGAAAAATCCACTGCCCGCTTTTGATCACCATGGGCGAGCAGGGCTGGCTCGAAAGTAACTACGTGATCGAACTGTTCGAACGGTCCAAGGCCGAGCATCCCGACGTTTCCCTGAAAATTTTCGAGAGCTCTGAAACGGCTGCCGCGCATGGGCATCGCGACAACCCCACGCTCGCCAACGAGTTTATCTTTGACTGGGTCGCCGATCGCCTCGAATCAACATCGGCCTAG
- a CDS encoding glucose transporter yields MRTSLQTSCERVQLTLTVCLLVACAANMALVCAWL; encoded by the coding sequence ATGAGAACGAGCCTCCAGACCTCCTGTGAGCGTGTCCAACTCACGCTGACCGTCTGCCTGCTGGTCGCCTGCGCGGCCAACATGGCGCTGGTCTGCGCCTGGCTCTAA
- a CDS encoding outer membrane protein: protein MIKILLGAAALAAMAAPAFAADMPPRPYTKAPAYTAPQVVYNWTGFYIGGHAGGAFAGNDSLQGSDVRFLGGVQGGFDYQFAPNWVLGAEAQYSWLPSSNNDGVLFPGGTLVTSNTDQIGSVTGRLGYTWGPALLYAKGGYAWRDGNNLGVSVAGVPAAFTTNGSHKDGYTVGGGLEYMFAPNWSAKAEYQYYNFGDTTFTTGPADIAGRSFRDDEHTAKVGVNYRFGWGGPAAGKY, encoded by the coding sequence ATGATAAAGATACTGCTCGGCGCAGCCGCGCTGGCCGCCATGGCGGCTCCAGCTTTCGCGGCTGACATGCCGCCGCGGCCCTATACCAAGGCGCCTGCCTATACCGCGCCTCAGGTCGTCTATAACTGGACCGGGTTCTATATCGGCGGCCATGCCGGCGGCGCCTTTGCAGGCAACGACTCCCTGCAGGGCAGCGACGTCCGTTTCCTTGGCGGCGTGCAGGGCGGCTTCGACTACCAATTCGCACCGAACTGGGTGCTGGGTGCCGAAGCCCAGTATAGCTGGCTGCCCAGCTCCAACAATGACGGCGTCCTGTTTCCGGGCGGCACCCTCGTAACCTCCAATACCGACCAGATCGGCTCGGTGACCGGTCGGCTCGGCTACACCTGGGGTCCGGCGCTGCTCTACGCCAAGGGCGGTTACGCCTGGCGCGACGGCAACAATCTCGGGGTCTCGGTGGCCGGCGTGCCGGCGGCCTTCACCACCAACGGCAGCCACAAGGACGGCTACACCGTCGGCGGAGGCCTCGAATACATGTTCGCCCCGAACTGGTCGGCCAAGGCCGAGTACCAGTATTACAATTTCGGCGACACCACTTTCACGACGGGACCCGCCGATATCGCCGGCCGCAGCTTCCGCGACGACGAACACACCGCCAAGGTCGGCGTGAACTACCGGTTCGGCTGGGGTGGCCCGGCTGCTGGCAAATACTGA
- a CDS encoding His-rich protein BRANT, whose protein sequence is MLKTISAALVAVSVLAAPAFAGTPGKTTQAPVNKTAQAPAIKAEQDKTKALKANARMGRDHKHIGPHKTHAKPHAAVKHVKPAAKRS, encoded by the coding sequence ATGCTCAAGACCATTTCCGCAGCGCTCGTTGCCGTTTCCGTTCTCGCCGCGCCTGCATTTGCCGGTACGCCGGGCAAGACCACACAGGCGCCGGTGAACAAGACTGCGCAGGCGCCCGCCATCAAGGCGGAGCAGGATAAAACGAAAGCATTGAAGGCCAATGCGCGGATGGGGCGCGATCACAAGCACATCGGCCCGCACAAGACACACGCGAAACCGCACGCCGCGGTCAAGCATGTGAAGCCGGCCGCGAAACGCAGCTAG
- a CDS encoding tetratricopeptide repeat protein has product MNRFVIRLLTLAMLSLTLAAAPVVSVVYAAPDNDPPPPPKKKKSSEARPGTEQTAFADGYRAAYAAIYERHDYASAITQLKALGRDDSAAVANLIGYSHRKLGDYKVSQIWYERALKADPNHVKTWQYYGLWQVEQGNRDQAQYHLNRIAQLTGTTSEEYRSLAAALEKPPGTGLVY; this is encoded by the coding sequence ATGAATAGATTTGTGATCAGGCTTTTGACTCTTGCAATGTTGTCGCTCACGCTCGCGGCAGCCCCTGTCGTTAGCGTGGTCTACGCAGCACCCGACAACGATCCGCCGCCGCCGCCGAAGAAGAAGAAATCCAGCGAAGCCCGTCCCGGCACCGAGCAAACCGCATTCGCCGACGGCTATCGCGCTGCCTACGCTGCGATCTACGAGCGCCACGACTACGCCTCGGCGATCACGCAGCTCAAGGCGCTCGGCCGTGACGACTCAGCTGCCGTCGCCAACCTGATCGGCTACTCCCATCGCAAGCTCGGCGACTACAAGGTCTCGCAGATCTGGTACGAGCGCGCGCTCAAGGCCGATCCGAACCACGTCAAGACCTGGCAGTATTATGGCCTGTGGCAGGTCGAACAGGGCAACCGCGACCAGGCGCAGTATCACCTGAACCGGATCGCTCAACTCACCGGCACGACAAGCGAGGAATATCGCTCGCTCGCCGCCGCGCTGGAAAAGCCGCCGGGCACCGGGTTGGTTTACTAA